From the Fulvia fulva chromosome 2, complete sequence genome, one window contains:
- a CDS encoding Pyrrolopyrazine biosynthesis cluster protein F translates to MSNKPVFVATHPRACSTAFERVFMTRRNTIHTVHEPCGDAYYYGPERMGSRFEGEEHEQDREKSGFSQSTFKSIFDRIVSESTEGKRTFIKDMAQYYIPEAEQPPVIAPSLHQIKRGVGTNGLPAANDGGDATSDKDSGIAMTPEASRPSSPKSPPFPYEGSFAESNNPTVVPREMLEKFHWTFLIRHPSKSIPSYYRCCIPPLVERTKFSPFMPKEAGYHELRRLFDYLKDTGLVGPKICGQENAEGIELKPGQVEICVLDADDMLDDPEGNLRAYCESIGVDFSQAMLNWDSEESHAFAKEQFEKWNGFHDDAINSTDLKPRQHKHAPKSDEQLYQEWIEKYGQAAADVIKETVDDNVADYEYLKQYAIQVPKKA, encoded by the exons ATGTCGAATAAGCCAGTGTTTGTAGCAACCCATCCACGGGCATGCTCCACTGCATTCGAGCGG GTCTTCATGACCCGTCGCAACACCATCCACACAGTACACGAGCCTTGCGGCGACGCCTACTACTATGGCCCTGAGAGAATGGGTTCCAGATTCGAAGGCGAAGAGCACGAGCAGGATCGCGAGAAGAGCGGTTTCAGCCAGTCGACGTTCAAGTCCATCTTCGACAGGATCGTGTCCGAGTCGACTGAG GGCAAGCGCACCTTTATCAAAGACATGGCGCAGTATTACATCCCTGAAGCCGAGCAGCCTCCTGTCATCGCACCTTCTCTTCACCAGATCAAGCGTGGTGTTGGCACCAACGGACTGCCTGCAGCCAACGATGGTGGCGATGCCACCAGCGACAAGGACTCTGGTATTGCCATGACTCCTGAGGCTAGCAGACCAAGCAGCCCGAAGAGTCCTCCATTCCCATATGAAGGCTCTTTCGCGGAGTCCAACAACCCGACGGTCGTGCCAAGGGAGATGCTCGAGAAGTTCCACTGGACCTTCTTGATCAGACATCCCAGCAAGTCCATCCCCAGCTACTACCGATGCTGTATTCCGCCTTTGGTAGAGAGGACTAAGTTCAGCCCGTTCATGCCCAAGGAAGCCGGGTACCACGAGCTCCGACGCCTCTTCGACTACCTCAAGGACACAGGCTTGGTCGGTCCCAAGATCTGTGGCCAGGAGAATGCCGAAGGCATCGAGCTCAAACCCGGTCAGGTCGAAATCTGCGTCCTTGACGCTGATGACATGCTTGACGACCCAGAGGGCAACCTTCGTGCGTACTGCGAATCGATCGGCGTGGACTTCTCGCAAGCCATGTTGAACTGGGATTCGGAGGAGTCGCATGCGTTCGCGAAGGAGCAGTTTGAGAAGTGGAACGGGTTCCACGATGATGCTATCAACTCGACTGACTTGAAGCCAAGACAGCAC AAGCATGCTCCAAAGAGCGACGAGCAGCTGTACCAGGAATGGATCGAGAAGTACGGCCAAGCAGCCGCCGACGTGATCAAGGAGACCGTCGACGACAACGTTGCCGACTACGAGTACTTGAAGCAGTACGCCATCCAAGTCCCAAAGAAGGCTTGA
- a CDS encoding UPF0659 protein: MATTLIFGGSGKVARHITRLLSKEGQTVYSIIRNPDQKSDIQSLGGKPIVQSIEDSTVDDFVSTIKQTNPSTVIWAAGAGGGSPERTKAVDNEGAIKSMDATAKAGVTKRYIIISAIDVRNRDNKPEPEWYNDEDRDRSNKVWGAIGPYMHAKFAADRSLVTENDRRGLDYTIVRPGGLSQDPAKGTIAAGKVHLNTTISREDVAAAVVEIMKNEGTKGLAIDMVGGDTPVRDAIADVVKGRVDGFEGRY; encoded by the exons ATGGCGACAACTCTCATCTTCGGCGGCAGCGGCAAAGTCGCTCGCCACATAACCCGTCTCCTCTCAAAAGAAGGTCAGACAGTTTACTCCATCATC AGAAACCCCGACCAGAAATCCGACATCCAATCCCTCGGCGGCAAACCCATAGTCCAGAGCATCGAAGACTCCACAGTCGACGACTTCGTCTCCACCATCAAGCAAACAAACCCCAGCACTGTAATCTGGGCAGCAGGCGCAGGCGGTGGAAGCCCTGAGAGGACGAAAGCCGTTGACAACGAGGGAGCCATCAAATCCATGGACGCTACTGCTAAGGCGGGAGTCACGAAGCGATATATCATCATCTCCGCTATTGATGTCAGGAATCGTGACAATAAACCGGAGCCGGAATGGTACAATGATGAAGACCGCGATAGGAGTAATAAAGTCTGGGGTGCTATTGGC CCTTACATGCACGCCAAATTCGCCGCCGACCGCTCGCTGGTAACCGAAAACGATCGCCGCGGGCTCGACTACACCATTGTTCGCCCCGGCGGCTTATCACAGGATCCCGCGAAGGGGACGATCGCGGCTGGAAAGGTGCATTTGAACACGACGATCAGTAGGGAGGATGTCGCGGCTGCGGTTGTGGAGATTATGAAGAATGAGGGGACGAAGGGGTTGGCGATTGATATGGTGGGTGGAGACACGCCGGTCAGGGATGCGATTGCGGATGTTGTGAAGGGACGGGTTGATGGGTTTGAGGGGAGGTATTAG